tataataatttaaaCTGTGGTGGCATCGTGTAGATTGTGTAACACTTTGCTAGCTATAAAGCAAGGTTACTACCCTAGAGAATTTACAGCACAGAGGATCAGCTCCTATTTCAAGATTTTGTTCAGTAAAAGCAGCTGGGCATTTACATTACCTGAACAAatgagcagaaaacaaaacatgaccCATGGAATCacaattctttttctgttctttttcttctgaaggaaaagttaattgttttatactttttccttattttgggATGGTTTATTTCCCCTGGATTATACTTCTAGCACATATGAAGAGGGCAGGTAAAGCCAGGGATTCTCCCAGTGCCTGTTTTTTTTGCTGGTGGTGGACAGTAGAACAGGAGTAGTGCCCAGTACCCTTCCTGGAGCTGGAACCACAGTGTTAGCAGATCCAAACAGAATGATAGATGCCTTTATTTCTCCAAGGAGTTAAATAAAACTGGGGACAAGTTTTGTCCTTTAGACCCACATGTTAGCTCTTAACTTAAAACAATCAAATTGAAGTTTCctaatcttttttccttgttattagTGTTGACTGAGCCTCAAAAGTTACTTGATGCAAAAACACTGAGatttaaatacttttctaaaCTTTTGTTTAAGCCTTCTAGGTCTGCTGCTAAACATAGCAGATACTGTGGGATTTCTGAAGAAAGGTGGTAATGAAACGTAATTTGTATATCCGTTGTTATCTCATATTTgtttaattaattcttttcccTTCCTACTGGGTAATCTAGAAATTGCCAGTAGAAGTCACAGGATGAACTTAcgaaaatgaaaatacaagccACACTAAGCTCTGCCCTCATTTTTGCAAACTGGGAATCCCACAACCTCCCTTGGTGTGAAACCAGTGTTCAGAGGGAGAACGTGGTACCAGAAGACAGCAGGACTGCCTGTGAGTTGTCCAACAATGCATAAAGTCCAGCAAAGCAAATCTGCCCAAGAGGTTGTAAGCCAGGTACACCGAACTTCTGCTGTAGAAGAGGATGattgcttccttcctttctctgtaCAAAATCCTGAATGGATTATCTGCTAAATGATTCACATTACATGCTGTGATGGTTAATTACTTCCAAAAGTATTTTAATCACAGAATCTGTCATTTGTAACTTGAAAGTTACCAGCATCAGTAAGCCCTGTAATggatttttaactatttttcatttcttagatGGTGTTTGTGCCTTCAATCTGATGGATTTAAATATGGAAAAGGAATTCTAGAAGTACTGGGAATACGCTGGGAGTAAAAGCGTGGGAAGACAAGCCACAAGGGGACTCTGTGCTGCTGTCCATCTGCAAGTGGTCAGaacaaatctcaaaaaaaatggaaaaaaagacaacaagcAATGAGACTGAGCCGCTGACTTCCAAGAAAGATGTCTCAGACTGTAATGAAGGAGAAGATTGTAAAGAGAACGGACTTCTGGTCAGGAACCCTAAATCTGCCCTACGGCTAGTGGAGGATGGCAATAAAGTCCATCCCAGCCAGGGAGATAAAGGGGAGGTAGCTCAGATCTCAAATGGTTATTCAGGGGTTCAGAGCTCTGTTCCCTGCAATGGAATGGGAGAGGTGGAAGATGCCCAGTGCAATGCCCCAGCAGCCACAACCACCACTACAACCACCACTTCTACCACCTGCGGAGCAGAAGGACAGCAGCAGCTGATGGAGCTAGAAGACAGAGAGACCTGGAGTAAAAAAATTGACTTTCTACTCTCTGTCATTGGATATGCAGTGGATCTGGGAAATGTGTGGAGATTTCCTTATATATGCTATCAAAACGGAGGAGGTCAGTGACTAGTTCTGTATGCTGTTCCTTAATGTTGAACTTCCTTGCTTATAAATGGATGATTTAGTGGCTTATTTTAATATCATATATAACAAATGACCAAGGGGAAATTACTTACTTTTCAAGCAGACTGGAAAACCTAAATACTGGGATAGGATAACTAGACACATTAAGATGGAAGAAAAACTATTTAGCAAGATCTAAAAAATCAGTACAACTAGAAGCTGAGAGCCAGTTAGATGCAGAACCACCTTCCAAGAGAAAAGACTCAATCCCTGTCCCAAGGAGTATTTTAAAATCGGATAAACCAACATGTCAAAACCAACTCATCAGGAATGCTAGGTCTTAAGCTCACTGACATTTCAGCCAAAATATAAATCTAATCAAGGAGATCTTGGAAAGGACTTTTGTCTCCCTGATGTAACAAAGGCATTTTACTGAAGAAACTAATTATTTTATCTGTAGCCCATCTCACAATTGTATCCATTGTAGCCAGTACAGTCTTGGTGAATCCTATGTATACTTGTTACAGAAATGTGAGAAGTTTGGCCTGAGCGCTGCTTCTAATTCACACTGCTAAGTAGTTATTCTTACGAGAAATCCCATGGTAATTCAGCATGGCACACTGGCTCGGGAGGGGATATGCATTTTCCCTGTGGGATAAAAGGAACTGTTGTTTATGGAGTGCTGGTACTGTTGGAAGAGAAGTCCGATGAAGACTTACAAtcatctgctttctttcctgcagGAGCATTCCTCATTCCTTACACAATTATGGCCATCTTTGGAGGGATTCCTCTCTTCTATATGGAACTAGCACTAGGACAGTACCACAGGAATGGGTGTATTTCAATTTGGAGAAAAATATGTCCTATATTCAAAGGTAAAGAAGGGAAATGGAAAATTACTAGGAACTTTCTGAATAACTGGAAGATTTTCCTATAAAGgtgaaatttctgaaaaaaatatgaaaaactcaTAAAATAAGGCTTGTTCTACACAATATTTTGGCTTTACAAAGACAGCTTTCAACCTTTATGTACACCtgcagatgtgtgtgtgtattctcATATGCATGTATGACATGCAACTCAAATTGATTAGATAGAGACCAATCTACTTTTGCTGACCAAagcctgaaaattaaaaaaaaaaaaaaaaagtcattaataaAGTAAGTGCAACATTGCTGACTCCaaggcaaaattaaaaccaggaaagAATAAAGGTCTACTATTTCTATTACAAAGataatacaaagaaaagattCCCCATCTTCAGCCTGCTCTGTCAATTGTTATCCTACCACAGAGTCTTCTAGAGTAAAAGGACCTGTTCTACATGCTCGCTTACTCTTGCTCCCAGCGTTATAGCCCTGGTcttgtcttttttatttactgAGAGTGCAAGATGCCTATTTCTAAATTCCAGGAATCTAGGAACAGATGAAAAAAACTATATAAGCATGTTCTGTCCTGATTAAGGATGCTTTTTTGGAATCGGAGCCCGAGTGTTTCCGAAGCCGCACGAAATTCCAGTGTTGTAAACACTTGAGAGGGTATGTGTacctcctgcagagctgccttAGACAGTTACTAATTGTAGCTGATGTGATAACcaattccttcctctttttttttggcctaaAACTTACACTCACTTCATGTAATTATTTCCTGCCTTACTAGGAATTGGCTTTGCCATCTGTATAATAGATCTTTACGTAGCCTCCTACTACAACACGATTATGGCTTGGGCCTTTTACTACCTCGTATCCTCCTTCACGGCGGAGCTGCCATGGACTAGCTGCACAAATGCTTGGAACACAGGCAACTGCACTAACTACTTCAGCAAGGACAATGTCAGCTGGTCCCTGCACTCCATCTCTCCCGCAGAAGAATTTTATACGTAAGTGCATGTAAGTGAGGACAGTAATATTAGAGAGAATGATGGAACACGTAGCAGGCTTTTCTTTGGAGGGCTGTTTATTAATGGTACCCTTTTCTGAACTATTCAAATAACTAAATACTTGTAGGTGTATATAAGCCTAGGGTGTATGGGAGCACACTCTATATTTTAGATCAGAGGTTCCCAGCCATTGTCAGCTGTCATCACTTATCATTTATCATCACTGGTTATACTGCATTAAAAtcaagcttttaattaaaaaaaaaaaccaacaaaataacatGACTCTGAAGGCTACTTATCAAAGACTCAGGACTACTTGTAGGGCTCAGACCACAGCATGGGACTGTTCAAAGCATACTTAACataagcatttattaaaaaaatatctatactgtgtttttctttcctctttcagccGCCACGTTCTACAGGTGCACAGGTCCAATGGGCTGGATGACCTGGGGGGCATTAGCTGGCAATTGACCCTCTGTTTATTGTTAATCTTCACCATTGTATACTTCAGCATCTGGAAAGGGGTCAAAACATCTGGCAAGGTGAATGCAAAAGCAAGACAAATCAACTTGGTACAGTATAGTCTAGCAGCATTTCTAAATGAGCCAATTAACTTGACAGAGAATTATCTCAGATTGTCTTCATGACAGGGATTATAGACTCATGTATTTGGGAAGCACTTACTGTAGCGTGACTGCTAGTTATCCAAGTAATATATAACAACAGTAAGTTACACCACTGTTCTCTGGACAAGAACAACCCTGCCAAGAGAAACCGTAGGTATAGATGTGCAAACTGCCTGTTTACAGACCTCCTGAGAAGTTCACATGAAGATGTTATAAATGCTAAGAGCTATAATAAGAATAACTCATTATCACCTGTTAACTTTCTACCCATGGCAAATGCTATCTTACTGTTTTCCCTCACAGGTGGTATGGGTGACTGCCACATTCCCTTACATCATACTCTTTATCCTGCTCGTGAGAGGTGCAACTTTGCCTGGGGCTTGGAGAGGTGTCCTCTACTACTTGAAACCTGACTGGCAGAAACTCCTGGCCACTGAGgtaaaaaaacattataaaaggGTAGAGATTTGCTTTTAGCCTATCAGCATGTATATACTTCAATGTCTATTTTCAGCATAGAGCATGATTAAACAGATGTCTTAGCATGGACTTAAAAGCCTGACTTCATGCTCTTGTTTAAACAGTCATGCTATTCTTtccataattataaaaaaattttaaaagattagaGTCCACCATCAGTTTAGCTTGAATTAATAGTAGAGTTCCCATACAGTGGTTGAATAGAATTAGTGACAtgattagaaagaaaacaagtgacCAAACAATTTTTCACCAAATGGTGAACAGCCTGACATTGAGCGAGAAGCGATGATTGCTGCTACACTGCAACAAAATCCTTTACCTATGACAGTCACACTGAGCAAACTCAATTTACTAAGCCCTAACAACTGGTCTAGCTGCAGGTTTTTTGGCTGAGGGGATCATTACACACTTGGGCAGGCTTCTCCACAGACCAACGGTGGCCACAGTTGCCCATATTTAGTGTAGGTTATTAGAGCTGAAACTTCAGATCTCCATCCTGTGACAAGCTTTGGCAGATAAGCCCAAGAAGGCTCTCTGTAGCCACCAACTAAAACATGCATGCAAGTGCATGTGGAGAAGGAATAAATCAGTTAGGCCTGCATACACCACCAAGatttgaaaagaaaggaggaatgaGGACAAGACTGAGCTAACCAACAAACCCCAGGCATTCCAGTATCTGATTCAGCTTTGAACTCAGTGGATGACAAGTAGTCCATCAGGCTCAAGGCTGCACTTACTTCACTGCCTGTGAAAGTGTCTAGTGAGGAAGGTGAtggaaaaaccccaaagcaataAATACTACAAATACAAAGATTAAAAATTCTAATGTTTGCAAgtctgctgctgcccagctgatATGGAGAGTTTCGaatgaagaggaaatgaaaagacaCCAGTCTCTGATAAAGCAGCATCTCCAATAAGGGACCACAtcttctgaaaaagcaataaaggGCATTGACATTGTATTGGATGTATCTGAAGTGAGGACAGCAGATTGCAATCTGTGTGCTGGACGATGACAGAGCTCTGTCTGTGGATGATACAGGATGGCCTCACACGATGGAAGAGAATATTAGAAACGAGTTGTAATGAACTCCATGTTTCAATCAAAAGAGGATAAATGAATGAGGACTTTCACCTTCAGAAAGAGAACTGATATTGTACTTTAGGAACACTACTCATTAAGGCTGTGGCCGTTTTTCAAGTACAACAGGCTTTTCATAACAAGATCATCACACTTGCATCTGTCATGGCTACAACAAAGCTGAATTGAGTCCTAAGGACTAGAACTGCATCCACGCTGTTGTGTATTTCCATTAAGTCTAGGAAAAATCTGAGCAGCAATCATCTACTGCTTAGCCAGGAGGACACACAGCCAAACACACGACTATTCCATAGCATAAAGAGTTTGGAGGAAGATGGGCTAAGCCCACTGCAAAATCATGGATAGAACGATCTCTATACATAACAAAAGTTGTCTTAAACTGATTACAGGCAAATCACTGTGAATTAATCTAAGATGCTGTCAGAAGTGAAACTGCTAGTGAGTACTTACAATAGTGTAAAGAGATAAAATAAGCACAGCATAGGCACTAAAATTATAGTGGATATTTACAACTCTCACAGATCTAcaataaatattcatatttcaacATGTTCTCTTAATGTTTGTTAGACCAGGACTAGAATATAGGCAGACTAGTAAAACATGGGCTCTGTGATATTCTGAATATGCCAAACTCATTCAATCTGTTTCATATCATTTTTTCTTGATCTTCAATATTTTTCAGGTTTGGGTGGATGCAGcagctcagatttttttctcccttggtCCAGGTTTTGGGGTCCTATTGGCTTATGCCAGCTACAACAAATTCCATAACAATTGCTACCAGTGAGTTCTACCTTATTCTATATGTAAAATTGAGTTAAAAAAAGTAACCGTGggtatttataaaaaagaaacacaatgcAGGTGAAAGGCACTGAATTGTCAGACCTGTGTACATACAAATCAGACAGAAGCGTAACAGAACAAAAGTCCTTATTGAAAGAACCTGCaatctaaaacattttttctctgttgtgCCTACCCTAGAGAGAGATAATCGCTATCAATTACAGCAAGGAGTCTAAGATGTAGAAACCTGCCACAACAAAATGGACTAAACCCCTGCCAAACAATCACATTATAATTATTTAATCTCAGCAGTCAGTTAGGAAATGACTTTAGAGTCTTGAGCTGAAAGGTGATTTATAGTTGTTTCTTTGTTACCttaaaaaattctatttataACCTGTGAAATAAAATTCCCAATTCTTTACTATTCCCATAGtaattcctatttttttaaaacaccagtATACATCCAGCATTCAATCCAGTGTCAGACTAACATTACAGCATCTGTTTGAagttgaagaagaaaaagaaatagtcttgtgttttttttttttcctttttctttcaaatctgctGCTTGTTCTTTTCATTGTATTGCCCTAGTTTTTGTAGGAGTCTATCCAGATCAGTAACTCACTCTGTCTGGTAGTAAACTATCCTTTCTAGCAGATGCCGATTCCCTGATATGAGTTAGGTCTTCTGTTGCAGAGATGCTCTGGTTACCAGTACCGTGAACTGTGTGACTAGTTTTGTGTCTGGATTCGTCATCTTCACTGTGCTGGGATACATGGCTGAGATGAGGCATGAGGATGTGTCAGAGGTTGCCAAAGATACTGGTAGGCTAACTTTTTGTACACATCTCTCAAACTGCTTCTAAGATAGCATATATTTGTACATTATCTTCTAGATTGAGAATAGCCCAAATCAGGcaaaatatttactatttaagTCAGGATACTGACTTTATGATAAGGGCACTGTTATAAATATACAGTACAGCTAAAAAATTATTCCATAAAGACAGCATATAGAAGTTATATTGCATGCAGCTTCACAGACGTGGTGGTAACTGCACACTGCAAAATAGCCTGGGGGCAGAAGTTTTCCCCTGGAAGACAACATGGTACAGTGAAACAGCCTGTCCTCCTCGCAGCAGTAGCACGCTAACAATTATCCCAATTCTCTGTTCTAATATCAGGACCCAGCCTTCTCTTCATTACGTATGCTGAGGCCATTGCAAATATGCCCGCTTCCACTTTCTTTGCCATCATCTTTTTCCTGATGTTACTCACGCTGGGATTAGACAGCACGGTGAGTAGACAGTATGCGAGCCAGCGGACCTCTCAGATATTTGGTGTATGGCCTTATGCCCGCAGAcatcagaagaaacaaaattacaaatatgGCACTGTCACTAAAGGGTTTAAAGCAGGACTGACATCTCCATGTGCCTTCTGTAAGACAGCAACTATTACTCCAATTTCACCTAAATAGGcctaaataaaattacattatttgtcAGTGTCATACTGTGACAATTAGTAACAGACCTGCAAACACAACCAAAGCACTTGATACATAAACACCTGGTTGAATgcagccttccaggctccttCTCTTCTGTACTTGTAAACTTACAAAGCAATTATTAAATTCTGGAATTTTTTCACACTAAATGGATTTAAAAGGTGGGAACTGGAGGTGGCCTTCTCAACAGCACTGTGAAAAGGAGATGTTCTAAAAACTTGCCATGCGAGCCTGTTTTTACAGATTGAGAATCAGCTCCTTCCAGGAAGGCTGAACTCAGCTGATTTCACAATCTTGGTTCTAGTGAGCCACCTACCGCTTATCGGCATCCTACTACTTGTAGTATAGTACTTCCTCTGTATTGATAGGCACTTCCTCTACATTGATAGGCACTTCCTACTGATATGTGAAGCTAAATCCTCAccttaaaaagtttaaaagttctgAAGAAAGGCTGCCTAAATAACCATCACACCAACTCTACAGGCAGAATAAAGCACCAGTGTTCAATGTTTTaaagcccctttaagcactgaaacaTACTTTAAAGCAGGTAAAACTGCCCTCTATTTTCCAGTgatttttccatgcttttcaGTTTGCAGGACTAGAGGGAGTGATTACTGGAGTACTCGATGAATTCCCGCATGTCTGGAGCAAACGCAGGGAATTGTTTGTCCTTGGTCTGACCATCGTTTGCTTTTTGGGGTCATTAGCAACCCTGACATTTGTAAGTATTTTACCCATTTCTTAGCTTTCCTTACTGGCAGTTTCCTGTAAATGACATTTTGGAAAGGGCAGTATTTTTTGAAGAGAGTTTCAAGAAATCAGATTAGATCTTCAGCCTGTTTTCTTTATGCATTAGAAATCTATATTTGAATGTGAACAGTATCTCTCATTAGGAAATGTGTTGCAAAATGATCCTATTGCAATAGAGCAAAACTCTAATGTGCTACACATCAGAAATGAGGCAGCCGTTGCTCCAACTGCTGAATCAGTAAGCAACCTTCCACATTTTGTACATGGTTTACTTGTTCTCAAAAGCTCCTAATTTTCccaatgtttgaaatattttgaattaaaaagagAATGATCAAAAAATTATCCGCTAGAAAATGTAGTAATTGACTGTTGCTGTTCTCCCAGGAAATTCGTTGCTAGAAATTCTTGATCTTCCTCATCAAATCAGGCCAGAAATCACGATCAGTCACACAAAATAGTCCCCGTGGGGCTTGTGGGATTTCATTTTCACAAGCAACATTTTGAATAACAAGTGTAACGATCATaagagacaaggaaaaaataCTTGGCTTTCCTGTCACGTTTCACTCCGCTTGCTCACTTACGTGCAACTTCCTTCTCGTTTAACGCATTTGCTGTAAAAGGAGACTTAGTTCCTCTCTGAGACACAATGCTCTCCTCCTCCATCTGATCCcaaatggaaagaaagcaaagtaaCTCCCTATTTGTTTCCTGCTCAGTAACTGTGACTCAAGTTG
This is a stretch of genomic DNA from Calonectris borealis chromosome 19, bCalBor7.hap1.2, whole genome shotgun sequence. It encodes these proteins:
- the SLC6A4 gene encoding sodium-dependent serotonin transporter, with product MEKKTTSNETEPLTSKKDVSDCNEGEDCKENGLLVRNPKSALRLVEDGNKVHPSQGDKGEVAQISNGYSGVQSSVPCNGMGEVEDAQCNAPAATTTTTTTTSTTCGAEGQQQLMELEDRETWSKKIDFLLSVIGYAVDLGNVWRFPYICYQNGGGAFLIPYTIMAIFGGIPLFYMELALGQYHRNGCISIWRKICPIFKGIGFAICIIDLYVASYYNTIMAWAFYYLVSSFTAELPWTSCTNAWNTGNCTNYFSKDNVSWSLHSISPAEEFYTRHVLQVHRSNGLDDLGGISWQLTLCLLLIFTIVYFSIWKGVKTSGKVVWVTATFPYIILFILLVRGATLPGAWRGVLYYLKPDWQKLLATEVWVDAAAQIFFSLGPGFGVLLAYASYNKFHNNCYQDALVTSTVNCVTSFVSGFVIFTVLGYMAEMRHEDVSEVAKDTGPSLLFITYAEAIANMPASTFFAIIFFLMLLTLGLDSTFAGLEGVITGVLDEFPHVWSKRRELFVLGLTIVCFLGSLATLTFGGAYVVKLFEEYATGPAVLTVVFLEAVAVAWFYGITQFCNDVKEMLGFTPGWYWRVCWVAISPIFLLFVTCSFLSNPPELRLFDYNYPHWTAVVGYCIGTSSIICIPIYMVYRLIITPGTLKERILKSITPETATEIPFGDIRMNAV